One Polaribacter reichenbachii genomic window, TCTCCTTTTTTAGCTATTTTATCATCACAAACTTGAATGATTTTTTCATTTATTTCTTTATTCATATTGTATGCAAATATTTTTTGGTTCTGTAAAAAAACGTAAAGCTTCAAAACCACCTTCTCTTCCTACTCCACTATTTTTAACTCCACCAAATGCTGTTCTTAAATCACGTAACATCCAAGTATTTACCCAAACAATTCCGGTTTGTAATTGTTTAGAAAATTGCATTGTTCTGTTTAAATTGTTTGTCCAAACTGTTGCTGCTAATCCGTATTTGGTATCATTTGCTAAAGTTAAGGCTTCTTCATCAGTTTTAAAAGACATTATAGTTACAACTGGCCCAAAAATTTCTTCTTGATTCAGTTTACATTTATTATCAGAAACTTCAATAATTGTAGGTTGCAAATAATAGCCATTTTTGGAATTTTCTACTTCAACTTTGTTTCCTCCAAAAAGAATTTTACCACCTTCTTTTTCAGCAATATCAATAAAACTTTTTACTTTTTCTAAATGTTCTTTTGAAACTAAAGCACCTAAATCTGTATTTTCTTCCGATGGATGACCAACTTTTAATTCTGATACTTTTTTGATAAAATCTTTTTTAAATTTCTCATAGATAGTTTCTTCTATCAAAATTCGGCTACCACACAAACAAATCTGACCTTGATTTGAAAATGATGAACGCACTGTTGTTGCTAACATTTTTTGATAATCGCAATCTGCAAAAATGATGTTCGGATTTTTACCACCCAATTCTAAAGACAATTTCTTAAACATTGGTGCAGCAATTTTAGCTATATGAGCACCTGTTTTTGTACCACCTGTAAATGAAATTGCTTTTATTTTTGGATGTTCTATAATTGCTTGTCCTGTTGATGTTCCTAAACCGTGAACAATATTTAAAACTCCTTTTGGAAGGCCAGCTTCTGTACAAATTTCGCCTAATAAATATGCAGTTGCTGGTGTAATTTCGCTTGGTTTTGCAACTACACAATTTCCTGCAGCTATTGCCGGAGCGATTTTCCATGTAAATAAATATAGAGGTAAGTTCCAAGGAGAAATACAACCAACAATTCCTATCGATTGTCTTAAAGTAAAATTAATTGCATTTAATCCTACGCTTTCGTGGGCTTCTGATGAAAACTGAGTTATGGCATTTGCAAAAAACTTAAAGTTGCTTGCTGCTCTTGGTATATCTACTTTTTTTGCTAAACGGATTGGTTTTCCATTGTCTTTGGATTCAGCCTCAGCCAAAATATCTATTTTATCTAAAATTAAATCTGCAATCTTTGATAAAATTTTACTTCTTTTCTCTAAACTAGTATTAGACCATTTTGGAAAAGCTTCTGCTGCTGCTTTATATGCTTCTTCTACATCTTCTTTAGTAGAATTAGGTGTTTGTCCATAAACTTCACCAATTGCTGGGTTGTAATTATTTAACCAATTACCTTTAATTGGGTTTACAAATTTACCATTGATGTAGTTTTGTATTTTCAATTGAATATTAAAATTTAATTATAATTAAAGTATTTTTTTTCTAACCATTCCATAGGAATTTCTTGATTACAAAATTCTAAATGAATAACTCTTCTATCATTTTCTGAAATTGACTTTTGCGACGAATGCAACAATAAAGGTTTCATTAACATTATACCTCCTTTACCTACATCACAAACTACTTCTTCTAACTCTTTAGATTCAAAAAAACAATTATCTAATCTGATTATTCCTTTTTTATGTGATTTAGAAATTACTTTTAAAACTCCATTTGTTTTATCTGTTTTGTCTAAATGAATTCTAAAAGTTACTATATTTTTTAAAATATTTAAAGGTGGAATAACTCCTAATTGTCCTTTTTTATTTGTCCAACTATTAAAACCTTCTTCTTCTATTTTATTTTTTACACTAATGCTCAAATCTTGATGATAACTAACAAACCAATTCGATTTTGGTGGTTTGTTAAAGTAAATCGCTTTAGACAAAAAGTAACTTTCTTCACATATTGTTCTAAATAATTTCTTGAAATTATCGTTTTCAAAAATCAATTTTTCAATCTCTGGAAACCTATTTAATAATTGTCTTTCTGAAAAATTAAAATTATTATTTTCAACTATTCTGATAATTTTCCTCAAGACTTTTTCGCTAAAACAGTTTTCAATAATTGAAAATCCATTTTCATCTAAAGCTTTTTTATGTTGATAAAAATTTCTCATAAATTCGACACTTTTAATATTTAATAATAAAAAATTGTCTTGATGCCTGTTTCCAACTAATTCTATTTTTCTTTTTTATAAGCAGTTACCTTTATCTCCACAACCAAATCTGGGTGTGGTAATTGATGTACTGCAACTGTAGTTCTTGTTGGGCCTGTTTCCTTGTCAAAAAATTCTGCATAAGCTTTATTATAATCAGCAAAATCGTTCATATTTACTAAAAAACTAGAAACATCTACTACATCATTTATACTTGCACCAACAGTTTTTAAATTTTTATCGATGTTTTTTAAAACTTCTTTTGTTTGTAAATAAGCATCTAATTTTTTTGTACCCATTTCATCAATAATTACAACTCCAGCAATGGTATTATCTGCTTTTCTTGAACTTGTACCCGAAACAAAAATAAAATCTCCAACTACTTTTACGTGTGGATATGCGCCTCTTGGTGTTACTTTTTTTTCTGACATATTACTTTTTATAAATAAACCTCACAGGTATTAAAAGCTTGTGTGGTCTAAATTAATTATTCTAATATTAATTCCTTTAATTTCTCGTCAAATTCTAATTTTTTATGAGCTAAATGATATTCAAAGTTTTCTAAATCTCCAAATAATAAAAGTACTTCTTCTCTTTTTAATAGTGTACTTTTTTCTGATAGTAAGGCTAAATATGAAGAATGCTTATATTGATTTAATTCTGTTACAAACTGATGATAAATTGGATTTAAATTAATATAAATTATTAACTTTTTTAAGTATTCTTCATTTTCTACTTTAATTCTTTTAAATCTATCTCTAAATAAACTACCTGTTCTATTATACTTTTTATTAATCGATTTTGAATACGCATTAAAAAAGTTAGAAAATGATTTAGATATTAATTTTTGGTCATCAATATCTTTGATTTGGATTAAAAAATGAAAATGATTTTTCAATAAACAATAAGATAAAATCGATGCTATTGGATGAATATATTTCTTTGTCAATACTAAAAAATATGAATAATTTATGTCCTCACAAAAAATATTCTCGCCATTATTTCCTTGATTGAAAATATGATAATAATTATTTGATTCTAGTACTTCGTATTTCATATCCTTTATTTGGTAGACCTCACAGGTTTCAAAAACCTGTGAGGTCTTTTGATAACTCTAATAATTTTAAAGTTGTTCTTAAATTTCTTGTTGTTGCAGTTACTTTTAATTTTTTTTCGATGCTATTATTTGTCAGTTTTGTTTTTGCAAATGTTGATGGGCAATTTAAATACACAACATCTCCATTTATTTTATATTTATCTTCTCCAATATTATTGATTTCAATTTCTGTAATTTCTGATGCTTTGTCTAAAAAAGTAAAGGCAACTATTTTTTCGTTTTCTGTTGAAAACGGATAATTTTCAATTGCTTTTTTCCACTCTGGAATTGTTCTTGCAATTACAGGAACATTAAACCCAAATTTATCTTTAATTGCGTCTCTTATAGTGTTACAAGTTGCTGATTTTGTTTTACTTGATTCTAAAATAATATTTCCACTTTGGATATATGTTTTTACATTTTGAAAACCTAAGCTGTTTAATAATTCTCGTAAATCTAACATTGGAATTTTGTTTTTTCCTGATACATTTATGCCGCGTAATAATATGATAAATCTTTTCATTAATTTACTTATTTTGTCTGTTCGAGCGCAGTCGAGAACTATTTATTATAAGGTTTATATTTATGATGAGTAACATTTCTACATTCAGCTAAAATTTGTAGCATATCAAAATCATTGTTTGCTAAAGCTAATTTTTTCTTTGAACTCCATTTTTTTATTTTCTTTTCAAAATAAATTGCTTGTTCTACATCATTAAAAACTTGATGAAAAATTAATTCTAAAGGTCTTCTTTTAAAAGTAAAACAACCTTTGTTTAATCCATTTTGATGTTCTTCAAAACGTCTTGCCATATTATTTGTAATTCCTACATAAAGCAAGTTATCCGAGCATTTTAATATGTATACATAATACGTTTTCATAATTAACCTCTCGACTGCGCTCGAGGAGACACTTTATATTGATTATTACTTTTTTCATCCTCTCGACTGCACTTGAGGTGACTCATAATTTGACTTACAAACCTGCAATTTTATCTTCTTGCAAAATTTTATCTGTTTCGTGAATTACTTTATCTAAAATGCTTCTTAATTCTTCTTTTGTCATATTTAAATGGGTGTGTACTTCATCATCTACAATTAAATTTAACAAGGCTTTGTCTTGGGCTCTACCTCTTTTCATTGCTTCATTATAAACAATATTTTCATTGAATGTAACTAATGAATATTTAGAAAAATATTGATTAGGAAAGGTCTTTTCTAAATCCATTTCTATTTTTCTTTTTTCTTTAAACAACGGATTTGCAACGTGATCTCTCATTTCATAAAAGTTATCAATCGCTAAATCTGCAATGGCATCTGTGTCTTTTTTTCTTGCTTTTTCGTAAGCTTTAAAAACAGATTTCCAATCTGATAATTCTTGGTTTAATATTTCATCGAACACAAAAACATCTTCGAAAGAAGCGTTCATTCCTTGTCCATAAAAAGGAACAATTGCGTGAGCTGCATCTCCAATTAACAGTGTTTTATTGAGATAAGACCAAGGAGAACATTTTACAGTGCCTAAAGCACCTGTTGGATTTTGTGAAAACTCCTTTTTTATATTCGGAATTAAAGCCAAAGCATCTGGAAATTCTTTTTCGAAAAACTCATTAATCTTTTCTGTAGTTGTTAAATTCTCGAAATTATATTCACCTTCATTGTAACTTAAAAATAGTGTTACTGTAAAACTACCATCTAAATTTGGTAAGGCAATTAACATAAAATCGCCTCTTGGCCAAATATGTAAATGACTTTTGCTTATTTGGTGATTTCCTGAATTATCAGCAGGAATTTCTAATTCTTTATAGCCGTGATTTAAATAGTTTTGCGAATAACTAAACAAGAATTTACGCTCAGAAATATAGCTTTTTCTTAAAGCAGAACCTGCACCATCTGCGCCAAAAATAACATCGGCTTTTACAAAAAACTTTCTTTTACTTTTATAATCTTTAAAATGAGCAATTGTATTTTCAATATCTACATTTTCGCAACTACTATTAAAATGAATATTTACATTTTCGTGTTTTTCTGCTTCATCTAACAAAATGGCATTTAAATCGCCTCTAGAAATTGAATTGATGTACTCACCTTCTCTACCAGAATAATTCGACTCAAAAGTATTGCCTTCTTTGTCGTGCATAAATCTGCCATACATTGGTATGCTAATTTCTTTTGCTTTTTTTTCCATTCCACATAATCGTAAGGCTTTTAAACCTCTATCTGATAATGCTAAATTTATAGATCTTCCTGCAGAAATATCAACCTTTCTTAAATCAGGTCTGCTTTCGTACAATTCTATTTTATAGCCTCTTTGTGCCAATCTTAAAGCTAGTAAAGAGCCACATAAACCTGCTCCTATAATTAGTATTTTATCTTGTTTATTCATCAATTAATTCTAATGCTTTTAAATACGTTTCTTTATAACTATTTGTTGTAAAATCGGGTTTAAAATGTTCTCTAGGTAAACCATTTACATTGTATAATTTCTCAAAAGGATAGCAAAACCGAATTCCTGAATTCTGCAATTGTTTACACTTAATTGCTCCTAATAATTTTGCCATTGTTGTACCTACAACTGTTACATTTTCCATATTAGAAAAACCTTGAGCTATGGCTTCTCCTACTGAACCTGTCCATCTACTTACCAAAACATAAACTGGTTTTTTATATGGATTTTTAAGTGGTGATAATAGTTCTATATATTTTCTTTTGATGCCAAACGCCCTTTCTAAACCTACTCTTTCGTGAATTTGATAAGGCATTTCTTCTTTTATAAATTTGCCCATTATTGACTTTGCAACATCTGTATTGCCACCATTTGCAGTGTTTCTTAAATCGATTATGATGGCTTTACTGTTGTGCAGACTGTTGTGCAGACTGTCTACTGCCTTTGGAAATTGTTGAATTAAATTATTATTACCTAAAGAATTATTGATTCTAATATAACCAATATTTCCTGACAATAATTTATAATCTAAAAGTTTTGAATTGTATTTTTTAAGATTAGGTTTTGGCAGTTTTAAAGTGATGAATTTACCTTTGCGTAAAACTTTAATTTTTCTAGGTTGATTATGCCTGCCAGCAAAAATCAAATTAGCAAAATATTCTTTTACTTTATTGTCTGGTTTTTTTATAGAAATTGGTAGATTTTTTTTTACCAAATCTTTAAATGATGTATCATTTACTACTATAAGTTCATCGTCAATTTTTAGATTAAATTTTTTAATTGTATAATTATCTCTGATGTCTGTAATATAATATTTATTATTTTTTAGGGATACAAAAGCATCTACATCATTAGGAATTAAACGAAATGAAAACGCAAGATTTTTATTTAATGTAAAATGAGCATCATAAAGTTCGTGTTTCATTAGCTCGATTAAATAGGTAAACTCCCAATCTTCTTTTATCGAATTTAGACGTTTGCTATATACCTCTTTTACCTTCTGCCAATTGGTTTGTTTTGCATCAAAATAGGCATATTCTGTATTTATGGTTTCCCAGAAATAATTGAAATCAGACAAATATTTACTTTGAGAAAAAGCAGCAAAAGACTGTAAAATTAGGCAAATAGCAATGATGTTCTTTCTCATAAAATACCCTTTAAAATTGAAACCATTTTATAAACATCTTCAAAGGAATTATACATTGGTGTTGGTGCACAACGAATTACATCTGGTTCTCGCCAATCTGTGATAATATTTTTTTCTGTTAATTTTTGATGCAAACTTTTATCGGTATTTTTTACTTGTATAGACAATTGACAACCTCTTTCTTTGGGATTTTTTGGAGTGATAATTTTAATGTCTTCAGCACCAATTTCATCAATTAAAAACTCAAAATAACCTGTTAGTTTTTCTGATTTTTCTCGTAAAGCATCCATTCCAATTTCATCAAACAAATCTAAAGATGCTTTTATGGCTGCCATTGATAATATTGGCGGATTTGACAATTGCCAACCTTCTGCACCTTCCATTACATCAAAAGGCATTCGCATATTAAAACGTGTGGATTTGTTATGATTCCACCAACCTGCAAAACGTGGTAAATCTTTATTTTTAGCATGTTTTTCGTGCACAAACAAACCTGCTAAACTTCCAGGACCAGAGTTTAAATATTTGTACGTGCACCAAGCTGCAAAATCGACACCAGAATCGTGTAAATTGGGTTGAATATTTCCTGCTCCGTGAGCTAAATCTATACCAACAACACAATCTTTTGAATGCCCTATTTCTGCGATTCTTTTAAGATCTAAATACTGACCTGTGTAATAATTTACGCCTCCAATTAATAGCAATGCTATTTCATCTCCTTGATTTTCAACAATTTTTTCTAAATCATCAATATTTAATAATGCTGACCCTTTTCTTGGTTTCCATTCAATGACATCATCCTCAGAAAAACCGTGGAATTTTAATTGTGATTGCACTGCATATCTATCTGATGGAAAAGCATCTGACTCAATTACAATTTTATATTTAGATTTTGTTGGTCTGTAAAACGAAACCATTAGCAAATGTAAATTTGTTGTAAGCGTATTCATAACCACAACTTCTACGGGTTTTGCACCAACAATTTTTGCCATTTTATCCGTTAAATATTCGTGATAATGCAACCACGGATTTTTAGCTTCAAAATGACCTTCTACGCCTAAATTTGCCCAATCTTCTAATTCTTGATTGATATATTCTTTTGTAGATTTTGGCTGTAAACCCAAAGAATTTCCTGTAAAATACAACCAATCATTTCCGTTTTTATCTTTAGGAATGTAAAATTGATTTCTTAAATAAGCTAGTTGGTCTTCTTTATCTAATTGTTGGGCAAAAGCCAATGAATTTTTGTATTTCATTAATAAAAAATAGGATTGTTCTCAAATATAAAACAATCCTAATTCAATTTCAATTTTTTAAGTTTTGTTTTTTTGTATTTTCGCTTAAACTTAATGAAAATGAAATCCTTAAAATACACGTTACTTTCTGTTCTAATCTTATTTATTTCTTGTGATAACAAGGAGGAAGAATTAAAAAAGATACAACAATATGCTTCGTTATTAAAAATGACAGAAACTCCAGATCAGAGAGTAGCTCTATTTGATGTAGATATTAATTATGAAGAGGATAAAATTAAACTTGAAGGAATAACAACTACTAAGGCAGCTATGTTTAAATTAATGAACAGTATTAGTAGAAAAAAAATAAAATACATAAACGAAATTAGAGTTTTACCAGATACTGCTGTTGGTGATTTAAAATATGCAATTGCCAGAAATTCTGTAATTAACGTTCGTTCTCAACCCAAACATTCTGCAGAATTAGGCACACAAGGTTTATTAGGAATGCCTTTAAAAGTATTAGATAAAAAAGGCGATTTTTATAGAGTTCAGACTCCTGACAATTACATTTCTTGGGTTGATAAAGGTGGAATTACAAGAATGAACAAAACCGATTTTGATGCTTGGAATAATGAAAAAAAAGTAATTTTCACTAAAACCTTTGGAGCCGTTTTTAGCCATAAAAGTGATAAATCTGAAATTATTTCTGATATAACTTTAGGTGGAGTTTTAAAATATAAAGCTTTACATAAAGATTTTATTGAAGTTGAATATCCAGATAAAAGAATAGGATTTGTAAAAAGAGATGAAGCTACTTTATATGAATCTTGGCTTACTAATTTACAAGTTTCTCAATCTAATATTGAGAAGATTGCTAAATCTATGGATGGTTTCCCTTATTTATGGGGAGGAACTTCGAGCAAAGGAATGGATTGTAGTGGGTTTACAAAAATGGTGTATTTAATGAATGGTTTTATTATTCCTAGAGATGCTTCACAACAAGTGCATGCTGGACAAATTGTGGATCCTGAATTAAAGTTTGAAGGTTTAGAAAAAGGTGATTTATTGTTTTTTGGTAAAAAAGCAACAGCTGAAAAAGGAAAAAAAGTAACACATGTTGGTATTTGGCTTGGTAATGGAAAAGGTGAATTTATCCATGCTTCTGGTAATGTACATATTAGTTCTATAGATGATTATCAACCTAATTACGACGAATTTAATAAAAACCGTTATTTAGGTAGTAGACGTTATTTAGGTGTTGAGGATAAAAAGATCATCAACCTAAAAGAAAAAATTAAGCTATAAAAGTTTACAATAAATTAAATTGCTTAAAGTGATGCGTAAAATGTTTTACGTGAAATTTTTTCCAGT contains:
- a CDS encoding aldehyde dehydrogenase, with product MKIQNYINGKFVNPIKGNWLNNYNPAIGEVYGQTPNSTKEDVEEAYKAAAEAFPKWSNTSLEKRSKILSKIADLILDKIDILAEAESKDNGKPIRLAKKVDIPRAASNFKFFANAITQFSSEAHESVGLNAINFTLRQSIGIVGCISPWNLPLYLFTWKIAPAIAAGNCVVAKPSEITPATAYLLGEICTEAGLPKGVLNIVHGLGTSTGQAIIEHPKIKAISFTGGTKTGAHIAKIAAPMFKKLSLELGGKNPNIIFADCDYQKMLATTVRSSFSNQGQICLCGSRILIEETIYEKFKKDFIKKVSELKVGHPSEENTDLGALVSKEHLEKVKSFIDIAEKEGGKILFGGNKVEVENSKNGYYLQPTIIEVSDNKCKLNQEEIFGPVVTIMSFKTDEEALTLANDTKYGLAATVWTNNLNRTMQFSKQLQTGIVWVNTWMLRDLRTAFGGVKNSGVGREGGFEALRFFTEPKNICIQYE
- a CDS encoding phytanoyl-CoA dioxygenase family protein, giving the protein MRNFYQHKKALDENGFSIIENCFSEKVLRKIIRIVENNNFNFSERQLLNRFPEIEKLIFENDNFKKLFRTICEESYFLSKAIYFNKPPKSNWFVSYHQDLSISVKNKIEEEGFNSWTNKKGQLGVIPPLNILKNIVTFRIHLDKTDKTNGVLKVISKSHKKGIIRLDNCFFESKELEEVVCDVGKGGIMLMKPLLLHSSQKSISENDRRVIHLEFCNQEIPMEWLEKKYFNYN
- a CDS encoding RidA family protein; the protein is MSEKKVTPRGAYPHVKVVGDFIFVSGTSSRKADNTIAGVVIIDEMGTKKLDAYLQTKEVLKNIDKNLKTVGASINDVVDVSSFLVNMNDFADYNKAYAEFFDKETGPTRTTVAVHQLPHPDLVVEIKVTAYKKEK
- a CDS encoding transposase, which codes for MKYEVLESNNYYHIFNQGNNGENIFCEDINYSYFLVLTKKYIHPIASILSYCLLKNHFHFLIQIKDIDDQKLISKSFSNFFNAYSKSINKKYNRTGSLFRDRFKRIKVENEEYLKKLIIYINLNPIYHQFVTELNQYKHSSYLALLSEKSTLLKREEVLLLFGDLENFEYHLAHKKLEFDEKLKELILE
- a CDS encoding DUF1697 domain-containing protein: MKRFIILLRGINVSGKNKIPMLDLRELLNSLGFQNVKTYIQSGNIILESSKTKSATCNTIRDAIKDKFGFNVPVIARTIPEWKKAIENYPFSTENEKIVAFTFLDKASEITEIEINNIGEDKYKINGDVVYLNCPSTFAKTKLTNNSIEKKLKVTATTRNLRTTLKLLELSKDLTGF
- a CDS encoding GIY-YIG nuclease family protein, with translation MKTYYVYILKCSDNLLYVGITNNMARRFEEHQNGLNKGCFTFKRRPLELIFHQVFNDVEQAIYFEKKIKKWSSKKKLALANNDFDMLQILAECRNVTHHKYKPYNK
- a CDS encoding FAD-dependent oxidoreductase, with the protein product MNKQDKILIIGAGLCGSLLALRLAQRGYKIELYESRPDLRKVDISAGRSINLALSDRGLKALRLCGMEKKAKEISIPMYGRFMHDKEGNTFESNYSGREGEYINSISRGDLNAILLDEAEKHENVNIHFNSSCENVDIENTIAHFKDYKSKRKFFVKADVIFGADGAGSALRKSYISERKFLFSYSQNYLNHGYKELEIPADNSGNHQISKSHLHIWPRGDFMLIALPNLDGSFTVTLFLSYNEGEYNFENLTTTEKINEFFEKEFPDALALIPNIKKEFSQNPTGALGTVKCSPWSYLNKTLLIGDAAHAIVPFYGQGMNASFEDVFVFDEILNQELSDWKSVFKAYEKARKKDTDAIADLAIDNFYEMRDHVANPLFKEKRKIEMDLEKTFPNQYFSKYSLVTFNENIVYNEAMKRGRAQDKALLNLIVDDEVHTHLNMTKEELRSILDKVIHETDKILQEDKIAGL
- a CDS encoding S41 family peptidase, with the protein product MRKNIIAICLILQSFAAFSQSKYLSDFNYFWETINTEYAYFDAKQTNWQKVKEVYSKRLNSIKEDWEFTYLIELMKHELYDAHFTLNKNLAFSFRLIPNDVDAFVSLKNNKYYITDIRDNYTIKKFNLKIDDELIVVNDTSFKDLVKKNLPISIKKPDNKVKEYFANLIFAGRHNQPRKIKVLRKGKFITLKLPKPNLKKYNSKLLDYKLLSGNIGYIRINNSLGNNNLIQQFPKAVDSLHNSLHNSKAIIIDLRNTANGGNTDVAKSIMGKFIKEEMPYQIHERVGLERAFGIKRKYIELLSPLKNPYKKPVYVLVSRWTGSVGEAIAQGFSNMENVTVVGTTMAKLLGAIKCKQLQNSGIRFCYPFEKLYNVNGLPREHFKPDFTTNSYKETYLKALELIDE
- the kynU gene encoding kynureninase, with the protein product MKYKNSLAFAQQLDKEDQLAYLRNQFYIPKDKNGNDWLYFTGNSLGLQPKSTKEYINQELEDWANLGVEGHFEAKNPWLHYHEYLTDKMAKIVGAKPVEVVVMNTLTTNLHLLMVSFYRPTKSKYKIVIESDAFPSDRYAVQSQLKFHGFSEDDVIEWKPRKGSALLNIDDLEKIVENQGDEIALLLIGGVNYYTGQYLDLKRIAEIGHSKDCVVGIDLAHGAGNIQPNLHDSGVDFAAWCTYKYLNSGPGSLAGLFVHEKHAKNKDLPRFAGWWNHNKSTRFNMRMPFDVMEGAEGWQLSNPPILSMAAIKASLDLFDEIGMDALREKSEKLTGYFEFLIDEIGAEDIKIITPKNPKERGCQLSIQVKNTDKSLHQKLTEKNIITDWREPDVIRCAPTPMYNSFEDVYKMVSILKGIL
- a CDS encoding C40 family peptidase — its product is MKSLKYTLLSVLILFISCDNKEEELKKIQQYASLLKMTETPDQRVALFDVDINYEEDKIKLEGITTTKAAMFKLMNSISRKKIKYINEIRVLPDTAVGDLKYAIARNSVINVRSQPKHSAELGTQGLLGMPLKVLDKKGDFYRVQTPDNYISWVDKGGITRMNKTDFDAWNNEKKVIFTKTFGAVFSHKSDKSEIISDITLGGVLKYKALHKDFIEVEYPDKRIGFVKRDEATLYESWLTNLQVSQSNIEKIAKSMDGFPYLWGGTSSKGMDCSGFTKMVYLMNGFIIPRDASQQVHAGQIVDPELKFEGLEKGDLLFFGKKATAEKGKKVTHVGIWLGNGKGEFIHASGNVHISSIDDYQPNYDEFNKNRYLGSRRYLGVEDKKIINLKEKIKL